The following are from one region of the Candidatus Methanoperedens sp. genome:
- a CDS encoding rubrerythrin family protein produces MTTQNNLEKAFAGESQANRKYLAFADKAEQEGYKQVAKLFRAAADAETVHAKNHLRVMGGVGKTKDNLKSAISGETAEFKRMYPEFIEQAKNENASDAAILSFDVANQVEKIHAGLYQKALDNLGKNRETEYHVCQICGNTVEGEAPDKCPICNAPKSMFKKVD; encoded by the coding sequence ATGACCACACAGAATAATCTGGAAAAAGCTTTTGCTGGAGAATCACAGGCGAACAGGAAATATCTTGCTTTTGCTGATAAAGCCGAGCAGGAAGGCTATAAGCAGGTAGCGAAACTGTTTCGCGCAGCCGCTGATGCTGAGACCGTACATGCCAAGAACCATCTGAGAGTAATGGGCGGAGTTGGGAAAACAAAGGATAATCTTAAGAGTGCAATCTCCGGGGAAACAGCGGAATTCAAGCGCATGTACCCGGAATTCATCGAGCAGGCAAAAAATGAAAATGCATCGGATGCAGCAATACTCAGCTTCGATGTGGCAAACCAGGTAGAGAAGATCCATGCAGGTCTTTACCAGAAAGCTCTTGATAATCTTGGCAAGAACAGGGAAACTGAGTATCATGTGTGCCAGATATGTGGAAATACGGTAGAAGGAGAAGCGCCTGATAAATGCCCTATATGCAATGCTCCAAAATCAATGTTTAAAAAGGTGGATTGA